A single window of Sphingobacteriales bacterium DNA harbors:
- a CDS encoding DUF4295 family protein: protein MGKVSKNARTDRGKVSGGKDFVKVVVSEKNPETGAYTYKEKMIHKDKVEEFFSYL, encoded by the coding sequence ATGGGAAAAGTATCCAAAAACGCCCGTACCGACCGTGGTAAGGTATCTGGCGGTAAAGACTTTGTAAAAGTGGTTGTAAGCGAAAAAAACCCTGAAACCGGAGCTTACACCTATAAAGAAAAAATGATACATAAAGATAAAGTAGAAGAATTTTTTAGCTACTTATAA
- a CDS encoding type II toxin-antitoxin system RelE/ParE family toxin produces MKTKFREKFEKDIEDITNQDVLDAIVKVIANVEDAKNPQGINNIKKMKGDKNAFSIRIGKYRIGIYLIKETVEFTRVLPRNKIYKYFPE; encoded by the coding sequence ATGAAAACAAAATTTCGTGAGAAATTTGAAAAAGATATAGAAGATATTACAAACCAAGATGTATTAGATGCTATTGTAAAAGTGATAGCGAATGTTGAAGATGCTAAAAACCCTCAAGGCATCAACAATATCAAAAAAATGAAAGGAGATAAAAATGCTTTTAGTATTAGAATAGGAAAATATAGAATTGGTATCTATCTTATAAAAGAAACTGTTGAGTTTACAAGAGTTTTGCCAAGAAATAAAATTTATAAATATTTTCCTGAATAA